One segment of Neodiprion fabricii isolate iyNeoFabr1 chromosome 1, iyNeoFabr1.1, whole genome shotgun sequence DNA contains the following:
- the LOC124178840 gene encoding THAP domain-containing protein 5-like, with amino-acid sequence MSTCVFCKTKQSKYCGRSFHKFPVKDVLRLQQWLKEMKRKDWKPNRNSTLCSAHFTNDCFDRTGFLITLKKNSVPTIFDNPKSQCSSCHRLREYGRGYSFFKFPLDEPDIMKQWIANINIGPWSPSSDSFLCSDHFEPCCFQKKSQRKLSVHKDTLM; translated from the exons ATGAGTACCTGcgttttttgcaaaacaaagCAATCAAAATATTGTGGGCGATCATTTCACAA ATTTCCCGTGAAAGATGTGTTGCGCCTTCAGCAGTGGttaaaagaaatgaagagGAAGGACTGGAAGCCAAACCGAAATAGCACATTGTGTTCAGCTCATTTTACAAATGACTGCTTTGATAGGACAGGATTCCTAATTACATTGAAAAAGAACAGTGTACCAACTATATTCGACAACCCAAAATCACAGTGTTCATCTTGTCACCGATTGAGGGAATATGGACGTGGCTATTCATTCTTCAA GTTCCCATTGGATGAACCTGATATTATGAAGCAGTGGATCGCAAATATAAACATTGGACCGTGGTCTCCATCAAGTGATAGCTTTCTGTGTTCCGACCACTTTGAACCCTGTTGCTTTCAGAAGAAAa GTCAGAGAAAACTCAGTGTGCATAAAGACACGTTGATGTGA